The DNA sequence CAAAACTCCCGGCGATGATTGGATAAAAGGAAGCGCCGTTAATTTCTATGGAGATAACTTATCCTACAAAGAAGTCGAACAATGGGCGAAGAAGAACGAGAAACAAGCGCTCAACTCGAAAGTTGTTAAAGAACATGGAAAGATTGTCGAGAAAGTCTGGCGCGCTGGCGGCGATGGGATTGAGCCGGGAATGTACGCGGCAGATTTGAACGCGGCAATTTCATATTTGGAGAAAGCAATTCCATACGCGGCATCGGAACATCAGGCGGGAACCGTGAGCAAGTTGATTACATATTTGAAGACCGGGAATTTGGATGACTTCCGCGAGTTTAATATCCATTGGGTGAAGGATAGTTCGACGGTTGATTTTATTTTTGGATTCATCGAAGTATATCTTGACCCGCGCGGACAAAAGGCAGAGTTTGAAGCGTCCGTATTTTACACCGACCCTGAGCAGACAAAAATGATGCAGAATCTTGCAACGTACGCTCAATACTTTGAAGACAAAGCGCCGTGGAAATCTGAATACAAAAAGAAGATTGATAAATCTCCCATTGCAAACGTCATCAACGTAACGATTGAAACAGGCGGAACCGGACCCGTCTCTCCTATCGGCATCAATCTTCCGAATGAGCAGGCAATTCGCGAACTGTATGGAAGCAAAAGCGTATTGCTTCATAACATTGTTGATGCGTATGATAAATCAAGCGGGAAAGATTTGTTGAAAGAGTTTGCATTCGACCAGCAAGAAATTGAGAACCAGGAAAAATATGGCTCGATTGCCGATAATCTTCACACAGCAATGCACGAAGTGATTGGTCATGGTTCGGGCGCGGTCAGCCCGAAATTACAGGGGAAAGACCCATCGGAATTTCTTCCGGGATATTACAACACGCTTGAAGAAGCCCGTGCCGATTTGGTTGCATTGTGGAATGGCTGGGATGAAAAACTCGTGGAGATAGGAATTGCGAAGGATGCGACTGAAGCGAGAAATATCGGTGAGACGATGTTTCAACAAGCAATTCGTGTCGGACTTACACAACTTCGTCGTATCGGCAACAGTGAGCAACTCGAAGAAGACCACATGAAGGACAGGCAACTCATTGCTCATTACATCATACAAAATTCCGATGCGGTCAACGTCGAAACGAAAGATGGAAAAACATTTTATCATATCGTTGACTACGACAAAGCCCGCGCATCAGCCGGAGAACTTCTTGCAGAACTCATGCGCATCAAAGCAGAAGGAGATTTGAAAGCGGCGAAAGAATTGATTGACAAATATGGATTGAAGGTTGATACAAAACTTCGGGACGAAGTTCAGGAACGTGCGAAGAAACTTGATGCGCCCGCATACACCGGATTTGTCATGCCGAAACTTGAACCGGTGATGAACCCCGAGGCAACCATTGTTGATATTAACGTCACCTACCCACTCGACCTTGCAACACAGATGTTGGAGTATTCTGCATTTACAAAAATGATAAAAAGAAGATAAACAACTATTGCCTCAGCGTGAAAACTTCGAATTATCTCTACAGTAATTTTTAGCAACATTGATAGCACCAACTCCTCAAACCATGATGGTAGCCTCGTTGTCGGTGGTGTGATTTTCCAACTTATTGATATTATGTTTCATTCCTACGATTTATTTTTACTTCCAGAAGGATATCGGAAACTGATTGCAACGCTACGATAATTACGACAACAATAAAAGCAGAGAGTTTGAACTGTTTTCATATTTGATTTATTTGAATAAAAAAATGCTGAATATCTGTCCTCGCACAGGTATTCAGCATTTTGTTATACTGGTTTCACGACTTCAATCCCGATATTATTTGATTATCAGCATCTTTTTAATAGAAACAAACGATTCAGGTTTACTAACGTTATTCCCATGACTTACTTCAAGTTTGTAGAAGTAAACTCCTGAAGCAAAATTAGTTGCGTCAAATGGAATTTGATGTTGACCTACTTCAAATTCTTTTTGGTCAACTATGTTTGCCACCAACTGACCGAGAATGTTATAAATTTTCAACGATACAACTGAACGATTGGGGAGTTCAAATGCAATCGTTGTAACAGGATTAAACGGATTGGGATAATTCTGGTGGAGTTTGAATTCCGATGGTTGAGCGTTTTCTTGTATGCCAACAACGGTCGGGTTAAATACAAATCTGTCATCAGAGGTCAGAGCCTGATATGGATAGATGACTAATGTGCCGGGGCTTTCATTCTGAACATGACCTGTTATCGTACGCAACGAAAGTATGTACATAATTGTTGCTTTCGAGCCGACAGTCAATTCTTCTTCGATCGCGTTGGGTGGCATCGAAAATTGATTCGTTCCGGTTGAATCATATTCTTCGTCATAAATGAAAATAGGTTCGAAATGTTGCCATAAACCATCATTTCTAAAATCAAACCATGCCATAGTCAATTGACGTTTGCCGAAATGGACACGATGGTCCCAAACTGAAAATGGAACCTCCGTAAATGAGGTTTCTGGTTGAATAATAAATCCTCTTCCAGTTCCTGCCTGTCGTAGGCGGTATGCTTTCTGTTTTTGAGTAGAATCGAATTTCACTTCAACTATGTAATTATTAGTTGTATCGAAAACAGAATTAATTCTTGCAATATAAGAACTAACACTAAATCCAGGTGCAACACCAAAATTAAAAACTGCATAAGGTCCAAGGAAATGCCCTGAGCCCTGAATCCACTGTGGGAAGTCCGAAATCCATCTGGTTGAATCGTGACTCAGTCCTCCTTTCCTTCCCCAATTTTTTCCCCTGAACAATTTAAATCCATCAATAGCAGGAGTACCATGCCCAATATCATCAGGAAACGGTTGATTCAGGAGTAAGTCCCTCCCCTCAGAAATATCAGTCAGATTAAATCCTTGATTGGAGAGTGTATCAATTGAGTCAACAATGGAAATTAGATATTCATGGTCTTTAACATCAGAAGGATTTACAACTCTTACATCGAATGCCCATGCACCCGTCCCTTGTGTGTGGACTTGCGGAGATGAAAAAATTCTGAACGGTATATCCTGCACAGGAAAGCTAAAAGTTTGTCTCCATACATTTCGCTTATCATCCCGAATAATAACATCCATGCTCAACATCGAACTATCATAATCCGGCGGAACATTTAAAATGAAATATGATGAATCATCGTTCAAATTGTAAACCATCGAATAACTTGAATTATTTTCGACTTCAGGAACTGTCAGTATTCTATACCTTGGTTCCCACGATGGACTAACTCGAAGGTTACTTAAATTTACTGAGGATGCATTTTGAAATGTTAATAGATACCGGATATTTTCACCCGGATTTGCTACACCATCGCCATTGATATTATCAGAGACAATATTACCTGCTGCAACTGTCAATGGTCCGGCTGTAGTAATATCATCAGCAACATGTTGCCATGTGTAGCTTGAATTATCATTATATGAAACGTTTAAATTCATATACAATCCTTCTTCTTGTTGATTCACGAGAATCGAATTTCCATAGATATGGTCGCCAGCATTTTCATCATCGTGTAAACCATCATCATACAACTGGCCTGATGCAACATAAAAACCATTGTATTGTTTTATAATTACTCCAACCGATTGTACTGAAGTCGTATCAACATTCGCTTGAACTTTTACTATCGTTGGTTGACCGAGACTGAAAACCGTTCGTGCTGATGCAGTCGGGATAGTAGAAAAGGGAGTTGAAAACATGAAATCATAAAAGTATTGAACTGCTTCATCATTCGACTTCAAAACAGAAACGCTGTTGAGGTGGTCGAATCCTTTACCGCCAATGAGAGCAACAACTACTTCCTGTGTATCACCGAGAGCCATCGTAAATGGTCCTGATGCGAGAACAATTCGACGGTCACTCGGAGAATCTCTTCTACCATCTATCCATCCGCGTAACGTAATTGGGTCACCGGAAAGTGTATATTTTGTCGGCTGATTGGTTGTCGGATCAATGTGAGGTTCTTCCGGTGTAATCGGGCGCGGTCTGAATCCTCTAATTAAATTCCACCACTGAAGTGTACCGGCATATTGACCGAGTGTTGGGTCGGAATCATATCCACCAGCAGCAAAATATGCAAATGAAGTCATAGGTAAATTTGTAAATCCCTGACGGTAGCCGAAATCAAACCGAGCAGTTAGCCCGCTATATGGAACAATAGGACCCTGTAACAAATCATACCCTATAGCTGGAGGGGGAAGACCAAATTTCTGATATTCATTATCAGATGCTTGCGCATTATAAACGTATCCTAATGATAATGGCACATTACATCCGGCGTAATCATCACCATAATTTCCCAAATCGGGGTCGGACCACTTTGCAAGATACATTGAATCTATTTTTGCATTGGAGGGTGTTGTCGCCGTTCCTTTATATATCAATCTGTATCGTTGAAAGATGACATTTGCCAATTGGTCAGTCCGGTTATAAGCCCAGCAGGTAACTTGCATTTCAATACCTATCGGAGGTGAGCCGTAGAGCCCTGAAGTTGCCGATGCCCTCAAATCATTGGCAACAAACCAAACTACCTGATCAGCATTTGCACATCCGGGTTCATCCTTCGATGAGTTGTAAACAGCTGATGTTTCAGGGTCATATACTCCGTTATAATTCCTGTCGTAATATGGCGCTCCTTTTTGCCAGGGCCATTCAAGCCAATCTTTTTTGTACTGTTCACGAACTCCATCAATCATTGCTTGAGTTACAGAATCATACTTAACATCATATAGCTCTGCAGCGTCTTTTGATAAATCAGCAGTATTCCAATCTCGTCGGACTCGATATATTCGCACAGTCGAGTCACTTGGAGATTCAGCAACACCTTTGGAAACTATTCTCCCCGGAACCGTTCCATAATTATAAGTCTGACCTCCTACTCGTAGAATCACACTACTACTATCGCTGACCTTTCCTGCCCATACTAATCCACCGGCATACACCGCCGTGGCAGTTCCTCTTGGAAACGTAACACCGGAATTATCATCCTGTGGTCTTCGTTCCATTCGCCCGTCATCGCCAACCCACATAGAAATGTTGTTGATGTTGACTAATGTCGCACGAGGAGTTCCGGCTACCTGTGAAACATCCTTTTTGCGAGAAGATGTGGACTTACTTTTTATTTCTCCACTTCCCCAAACACTAAGAACAAAAATCATGATAATGACAACATTACTATGCACTCGCTTCATTATTACCTCAATAAGTTAACATTAATCTTGTTTGAACGGTTTGTTCTGTGAGGAACAAACATGAATAGTGTGCAATTGTAAGAATATCTTCTACGAAAGACAAATCTTTGTAATGAAAAGCATCAATGTATTTTTATTTTTAAGCGGATAGTTTACAATTTTCAGAATAAAATTAGACTGTCAATACATTTGTATTTCACTCCTTCTTTGGCTAATTTCATCCCGTGCTTTTCAGACAATCATT is a window from the Ignavibacteriota bacterium genome containing:
- a CDS encoding peptidase M49; this encodes MNTKLFTLFIILTMALLGCSKKQTTTTNSNQQQQEDTRKYALERVGPAQVVQVYADGFEQLTSKEKIFAYYLSMASIAARDIAIDQHHPNGLEVRELFEQVYTHSTGIDAALLGKITTYLKMFWINNGSYDNLTSKKFVPECSFDEFKSAVSIAEKNGAQFELGNETLEQKLERLKPIIFDAAYQPMLTNKTPGDDWIKGSAVNFYGDNLSYKEVEQWAKKNEKQALNSKVVKEHGKIVEKVWRAGGDGIEPGMYAADLNAAISYLEKAIPYAASEHQAGTVSKLITYLKTGNLDDFREFNIHWVKDSSTVDFIFGFIEVYLDPRGQKAEFEASVFYTDPEQTKMMQNLATYAQYFEDKAPWKSEYKKKIDKSPIANVINVTIETGGTGPVSPIGINLPNEQAIRELYGSKSVLLHNIVDAYDKSSGKDLLKEFAFDQQEIENQEKYGSIADNLHTAMHEVIGHGSGAVSPKLQGKDPSEFLPGYYNTLEEARADLVALWNGWDEKLVEIGIAKDATEARNIGETMFQQAIRVGLTQLRRIGNSEQLEEDHMKDRQLIAHYIIQNSDAVNVETKDGKTFYHIVDYDKARASAGELLAELMRIKAEGDLKAAKELIDKYGLKVDTKLRDEVQERAKKLDAPAYTGFVMPKLEPVMNPEATIVDINVTYPLDLATQMLEYSAFTKMIKRR
- a CDS encoding T9SS type A sorting domain-containing protein, with protein sequence MKRVHSNVVIIMIFVLSVWGSGEIKSKSTSSRKKDVSQVAGTPRATLVNINNISMWVGDDGRMERRPQDDNSGVTFPRGTATAVYAGGLVWAGKVSDSSSVILRVGGQTYNYGTVPGRIVSKGVAESPSDSTVRIYRVRRDWNTADLSKDAAELYDVKYDSVTQAMIDGVREQYKKDWLEWPWQKGAPYYDRNYNGVYDPETSAVYNSSKDEPGCANADQVVWFVANDLRASATSGLYGSPPIGIEMQVTCWAYNRTDQLANVIFQRYRLIYKGTATTPSNAKIDSMYLAKWSDPDLGNYGDDYAGCNVPLSLGYVYNAQASDNEYQKFGLPPPAIGYDLLQGPIVPYSGLTARFDFGYRQGFTNLPMTSFAYFAAGGYDSDPTLGQYAGTLQWWNLIRGFRPRPITPEEPHIDPTTNQPTKYTLSGDPITLRGWIDGRRDSPSDRRIVLASGPFTMALGDTQEVVVALIGGKGFDHLNSVSVLKSNDEAVQYFYDFMFSTPFSTIPTASARTVFSLGQPTIVKVQANVDTTSVQSVGVIIKQYNGFYVASGQLYDDGLHDDENAGDHIYGNSILVNQQEEGLYMNLNVSYNDNSSYTWQHVADDITTAGPLTVAAGNIVSDNINGDGVANPGENIRYLLTFQNASSVNLSNLRVSPSWEPRYRILTVPEVENNSSYSMVYNLNDDSSYFILNVPPDYDSSMLSMDVIIRDDKRNVWRQTFSFPVQDIPFRIFSSPQVHTQGTGAWAFDVRVVNPSDVKDHEYLISIVDSIDTLSNQGFNLTDISEGRDLLLNQPFPDDIGHGTPAIDGFKLFRGKNWGRKGGLSHDSTRWISDFPQWIQGSGHFLGPYAVFNFGVAPGFSVSSYIARINSVFDTTNNYIVEVKFDSTQKQKAYRLRQAGTGRGFIIQPETSFTEVPFSVWDHRVHFGKRQLTMAWFDFRNDGLWQHFEPIFIYDEEYDSTGTNQFSMPPNAIEEELTVGSKATIMYILSLRTITGHVQNESPGTLVIYPYQALTSDDRFVFNPTVVGIQENAQPSEFKLHQNYPNPFNPVTTIAFELPNRSVVSLKIYNILGQLVANIVDQKEFEVGQHQIPFDATNFASGVYFYKLEVSHGNNVSKPESFVSIKKMLIIK